The Pongo abelii isolate AG06213 chromosome 19, NHGRI_mPonAbe1-v2.0_pri, whole genome shotgun sequence genome includes the window CTGTGGGAGTTGGGCCCAGGCTGGGCTTCAGAATCACCTGCAGGGAAAAGAGAGAATTCAGTCTTCTGggacctggccctggccctggccaccACTCCCCCATGCCAGCTGAGGCATGGTTACCAGGGAGAGGGGTGACCCAATGCTGGGTGCAGAGTGCCCTCCAGGATCGAAGGGCCCTCCACTGTCCCTGCTGTACAGCCGGGCAGAGGCAAGGTAGGGATGGGGATGAGACACCCACCTCACTGTAGGGGGGTGGGGGCGCAGAGGGGGATACTCTGACCCTCTCTGGGGGAATGATGGAGGGCAGTTCCAGGGGCCCCCGGCAATCCATTGGGGTGTCTGGCTCCGGCTCTTTGCAGTTGCGACAGAAGCACTTAGCCAGGCCACAGATGCAAAAGAGGGACAGGATGACCAGGAAGATGATGACGAAGATCCTGGGGTGGGGACCACCAAGAGCACCCTGAGTTCCCAGGCCACCCTGGGGACTCCCTACATCTCCCCGCTCCCGCCGCCCACACTGCCCCCTCGGCAGGTGCCTGGCTTTGTCCACACAGGACCAGGCCCCTCCAAGGACTGCGCCCAAAGGAGCTGGCCCTGGGCTCACCTCACGGGGCCAGGGAAGAGCTCGTTCTCCTGGCAGCAGCTGTCACCACAGCATTTGAATCCTTTGGGGCAGGCGCTGGTCAGAGGGCACAGAAAAGGGCAAGGAGAAGTTGTTGGTACCAGAATggagaggcagaaggatcccagCCTCCCCAAAATACACCCAAGATGCTCATGGCACAAGCCACCTCTTAGTGGGGTGGGGGGTACAGCCCCCACTCTGAGCTCAGTAGGAGGACTCTGGGAAAGGGCGTGTGCACTTGCGCCCAGTACGGCTCCCTGTTGGGCCCCACGCCCCTCATCTGTAACACAGGTAGAAGAAGTATCCTGTTGACCTCAGCAGGCAGGTATGGGGATGGGGCATTGCAGCGGCCATGACGCTCCTCATCCAGCTCTAAGGAGGTGCGGGGAAAGAGGCCACATGGCATGTCCAGGAAGAGCCAGTTCTCGCTGGCACCCATGGAGTATGAGGGGTCAGAGAACAGGTGCTTTCAGAACACCCAGGGCTGACCTAATGGAAACACTTTTCTGCCCAGTGACCCTTACCCAAGCTCCACCTTGTGCTCAGGCTTCTGAGATTTCTCTTTTAGGGTTAGCCCCCTGCCTCCAACCCAGGGGATCCTCAGAGGGGAGATGGCCTGGCACTGCAGTAGGAAGGACCGGGATCCAGCTACAGACCTGCCCGCAAGTTGGTGGAGGGAGAGGGTGGGGTCTCCCTCTTTGGCTGGGAAAGTGGGGGGACAGTTTCTGGCTGGATTGGGACTAAGGACGGATGGAGTTTCTGGCCCCCCACACCCCCCAAGGCACGCAGGGCATGATTTAGGTTGCTCCTCTCCCGTCCCCAGATTGGAAGTTATGGCCTCCAGACTTACAAGATGAGACCACATTTGGCTGCAACCTGTGGAAGAAAAGAGAGGTTGGGGTCATAAACTGGGGATAGTGGGGGTGGGGTCTCCACTCAGATGCTGCCCAGGCACCTCACAGGCAGCAGGTCCCCAGTAGACTCAGCCTCTTCCTGCAAGCCACTCCCCACCTCACTCCACCATGTTCCCAGGTCAGTGCTTGGAGCCCAGCTGACCCCTGGCTGGCCACagctcccctttctctctcagcACATTCCATCACCCCCGGGTTTGTAAGCTCATCCCTTCTGGCCACCCTTCCACCTGGCTTCCGCCGTGACACCCACGGCTCAGGGTACTAGCGACTTTCCTTATCCCACCTTCAGTCACTGCAGACACTGTGGGCAGGAGGACTCTTCCTATAATGCAAATCTCATCACCAAAGAATCTTGCTGGAAGCCCCCTTCGGTGGCTCCCTGGGGTAGAGACCCCCCCCAGCGCGCAGCTGCACTCCCTCCCCTTTCGCTTCCCCtagttctttctcttcctctcacaCACACCCGCTGGGAGTTCCCTGAACATACCTGGCTGTTTTACACCTGTCCGAGCCTCCATTCATCCTTCAGATCCCTGCCTAAGGGATTCCATGCTCTGCAAAGCTGCCAGGACCCCGCCTCCCAAATCAGCTTCCCCCTCTTCTGTACTAGGTCTGCAGGGCACCCAGGGCATCTTACAGAATTTCACTCCACTGATAGCAATTGTGTGTCAAAGCCGCACTGACTTGGAACACTCTTCTAGGTAGCTGCAAGGCTGGCTCCAGCCCCTCCCTCTCTGGTTACCTTATTCAAAATTACAACCACCCTTTCCCCTTAGTGTGCTTAACTTTTCTCCACATCTCTTATCAACATCTAACATACTATATATTTACTTTATCTTGTTAATTGTCCTTCAGTTGTGTAAAAGGCAAACTCCGCGAGGGCAGAGATTTTTGCTGCATCATTGTTGAAAACCCAATagtcaaaatatttgcaaaatgaatgAACGTGCATTCATCAATTACCTGGTTTCATTTCATCCTGGCTGCTCCCAAACTGTGGGGGAGGGATGTAGGTGCCAGAACATAGGAAATGGGTGGTGGGGAAGGGCATCTGTCACCGCACCCTAGCCTCCTGGGACAAACAACCAAGGCTAAAAAATAGGAAGCCAGCTTTGGCAAAACCACCATTATCTTTATCTTTATACCTTTAAGAAATACGTCAATTGCAAATCACAACAGTAAAGATAAGAATACCAGTGATAGCCAAAAAGAGTTGGGGTAATTCCCCTTTTCCATGCTCAGTCCCAGGCTGAGAACCATCTCACAGGCTTTGTCCCCTTGTGGGGACAGGAACAGGAAGGAACCCCTGCAGGTTGGCCCAGAAAGGGTGAGTCTGTGAATCCAAATCACACAGCACACAGGAATGACTATAGAATTGGAGACAGACTGGGCGCGGTgcctcatccctgtaatcctaagtactgtgggaggctgaggtgggtggattgcttgaggccgggagtttaagaccaacctggccaacaagcgagaccctgtctctattcttttttctttttcttttttttttttttggagatggagtctcgctctgttgcccaggctggagtgcagtggtgcgatctcggctcactgcaacctctgcctcccaggttcaagtgatactcctgcctcagcctcccgagtagctgggattacaggcacgtgccaccacgcctggctaatttttgtattgttagtagagatggggttgttgatcaggctggtctcaaactcctgacgtcatgttctgcctgcctcggcctctcaaagtgctgggattacaggcgtgacccactgcacccggcctctattctttaaattaaaaatatatatatacagagagagaactTGGAGACAAATCGAGGGGTCCATCCAGGCACTCAGCAGCACCCCTTCCCCCTCAGACCCCACTCTGGTCCTTGTCCTTTTCCTGGACCCCAACTAATAAGTAATGGATAATTAACAGGTTTAGTAAATTAGTCTCACGTTCCGGTTTGGGAGGGGGAGGAGCTCTTCTCCCAGATTGTCTCCCCACATTTTAACCAGAGGGTAGTCTTGTCTGGGGTGGTTCAGAGGCTGAGTTTTATGGAGCGTCAGGGTGGTCTTGGGCTGGGAGTAAGTAAATCTCAGCTTACTTAACTCCAGAATTGAAGGCATTAACAGCACCTCGCCCCTGGGGTTGGTGGGAGGGGTAAACCAGAGGATGCCCAGCCCAGCATTGACACAAACTGACCGCCCAGTGATTTAGAAGGAACACCTTGCTCACTAACCTGGATCCACGGAAGGGTTTTGGCAGAGCCACTCTGAAAGCTCAGCCCAGATGTGTGAAGGTGCCCTGTTCTGAAATCCTGGTTATGGAAGACCCTGACTTCTCTCCAGTTCTTAAGTGGAAATAAGTCATAAATGCATGTTCTAGACCCATCTCTGTTCCCAGGATAAACACCCATCCCAGGACCGGATAGCCTTCCCCCATCACCTGTAGAGTTTACTTGGGAGGAACAGAAGTGCCGAGGGAACACTCGAACCCTACACCTCCCTCTCAAAATCACAGATTTCAGAGGTCACCCCAGCCTTGGTCAGGCAGCCAGGTCAAATCCCACCACAGGCTGGGATTACTTACCCCTAGAAGGGGACAAAAGAGCCTTCTCTCCCCTAGGGAACAAGCAGAGACACAGTCCCAAAGAGGGTGGGGACATCCCAGGGTCCCCCAGCACTGGAGGAACAGAGCTGGGGCTACGTGCTGGCCCAGGTGTCCGGACCTCAGGAGGGAAGGAGCTGGAAGGATAAGCTGAGGCTAATATGGGGTCCAAAGTCCCTATTCACAGAGCCGTGCTAGGTGTCAGATAAGCTGATGGGTGGTGGCCACTTCCCACCACAGGATCCCGCTCAGAGGTGGGAGAACCCAGCCTCTCCCAGAGCCTCCTCCGctgcccccaccaccacctccacctccacagcaaagagagaaaggaagtagCTAATTGTGTGTGGTCAGGAGGAAATCCTGATATGGAAGGTGGCGACCAGGCTCCAGAAGCAGCCTCCTGACCTACAAGGGTAGGGCCCAAAAGTTCAACAACCTTACCTCCCAGTCTCACCTTTTGGGGGCCAGCCAGCAGGCTGAACAGCAAGGTGGGCGCGAGGCCTGGGACCCAAGCTTGGGACATCCTGGCTTGGGGGCCACTGAGCTTTCCTGTGTAGAGAAGGCGGGGCTGCGACCTCTCCCACTTCTCTCCACCTATGGGGCCCCGCCTCGGGATGGGGGCGGAGCTGCACCGGGAGAGGCGGACTcggggcagggaggggctgggaggaggaagggagaaagggaggaagggaggcgcAGAGGTCTGGGTTGGGTTTTGGGATTTGGGAGGTAGAAGAgattaacagatttttaaaatagcggtcccgggcgcggtggctcacgcctgtaataccagtactttgggaggatcacttcaggtcaggagttcgagaccagcttggcttacatggtgagatcccatctccactagaaatacaaaatttagccgggcgtggtggcgggtgcctgtaatcccagctactcaggagcctgaggcaggagaatcgcttgaacccgggaagcagaggttgcagtgagccgagatcgcgccagtgcactccagcctgggcaacggagtgagactccatctctaaataaataaataaataacctaaatttaaaaagagatgggGTCAACTCCACTCCGCTGAGCTAGGCCTTCCTAACCCCCAACTCCTCCACTCCTAAGTGCCCCAGACTCCAGGAAGGGGTGCCGGGACCGGAGGGAGTGGGAAGGGGACGTGGAAGCCCCTTCTTATCTGGACCTCTGGGTCTGGTGAGAAGTCAAATGGGGGCAGAGGTTGAGGGAGGGGAAGGCGAAGGTTCTAGGGTAGATTTTGAGGGGTTATGGTTGGGGGATATCACCCCATTGTGTTTTGGCCAAAAAGGGAGGGACGGGGCAGCCTGGCTGATTTCAGAGTGACCTGAGATTTCCAGGTCGAGGAAGGAAGACCAGGAGCACAACGTGGGTACCTTCGTGTCCCCTCCCCTCTTGAAATCCTACAGGAGGTGTTGGTGCATTTTCTCCCATTGACAAAACGGGAAATCAAGGCCCCAGGGTTTAGACTGCCCCGGGGTGCGCAGCTGGGGCTGGTCCTCTGCCAGGCCCGCCGGGGTGCGGGCGAGCAGGCCCATCCAGATTCCTGGAAAGACCCTACGGAGGCCGTCCCAGTGCGGAGGGGCCTGATTCCCAGCCCCCTGCGGCCGCCGCCTCCAGCACTCCGGGCGCGGAGCTTCCGGGAGCGGCCGGCAGGTGGCAGCGTCGCCCAGCGCGGGTGTCCCCTGGAGCCGAGAGGGGCGCGGCCGGGGCTGGTGGGCTGGGGGCACTGGGCGAGGGCGAGGCAGGAGCAGTGCATCCAGGACCGTAGGACGGGGCGATGGAGCGTGGGGCGCTGCTCTCTGGCCCGGCGAAGGGGGACCCTGAGAGGCTCAACGTCATGTCCTTGGGCGCCTCCTGCTGTGTCGCCAATCTGTCCTGACCCCTGAAAAACACCCGCGACGTCGTGGAcgtttcttctctttccttgctTTCTGCCTCTCACCCTTCTCCCTCATCTCTCCCAGTCATGTTCTCTGTCTTATATTTAACCCCTCTGTGTCTCTCCCCGTTTCTCCCagcctctgtttttctgtttcggTTTCTTCCCATCTGTCTGCACCCAGTTTCTCTCGAGTTCCCAGCCTTTCCCTCTGTTCTCCCGTCTGTTTCTCCTCTCTCTGTTCACCTCTGTCTGCCTCGGCGGAGGCGTCTGTTTTTCTCGGTTTCTCTGGTCCCTTCTCCTTGTCCCTGTTTTGGTCCTGCACCCCCAGTCTCTTGGTCTGTTTCTTATGCTGTCTCCCTGCTcgctctctccctttccctgtcTCTGTTTCCCATTACCTCCTAGCCCTTTTTGGCCCTTAAGAAGATAATCTTCCAGTCTCCTGATCCGATGGGCATTGGGATCTGGCCCCTCTGTATTTGAAGTGACTGTGAGCTTGGAGAAGAGAAGCTTGGATCTTGGCAGGGGGACCTAGTCCTGAGGGTGCTGGAGCCTCCATCTCTTGAGTCGTTGCCAGCTTGGGCTTCCAGGGTTCTTCTTGTCCCCACCCAGGCCCCACTGCACCAGCAAGGCCTGGGGTCTCTACCCCACACTCCCTGCTatcctgcccaggctgggagCCCTACAGAGGTGTGGCCGTTAGGGGAGAGGAAAATGGGAAAATGGTTGAGCTTAGAGGAGGAAGATACCCTGAGGGGTGAAATGACGGTGCTGAGGAGGGCATGTGGGAACTCAAGGGACAGATGTGGGGGGTCAGCAGGAGTGGAGGTGAGGGAACTAGGCAGGCACCAGTGCCCTGaagaggggcaggaggagggggaggaggctgGCGTAGTTGCTCTCTGGGTCTCTGGCATCAACCTGACCCAGATCTAGGGTTGCCAGACGAAAGACAGGAGGCCTAGGTAAAtccaaatttcagataaacaatgaataatttcattttaatataattatgtcccatgcaatatatatgtgtatatatgtatatatatatatatatatatatatatatatattttttttttttttgagaaccaagactggagtggagtggtgtgagctcactgcaacctccgcctcccagattcaagcaattctcatgcttcagcctcccaagtagctgggattacaggcatgtgccactatgtccagctaattttttgtatttttagtagagacagggttttaccttgttgtccaggctggtctccaactcctggcttcaagtgatatgcctgcctcggcctcccaaagtgttgggattacaggcgtgagccaccacacctgggcccaTGCAATATTTGAGACACACTTATGCTAAAATTTACTTTTctatctgaaattcacatttaatgggatgttctgtatttttctttgttaaaactggcaaccaggccaggcacagtggctcacgcctataaccccagcgcttggagaggctgaggtaggaagatcacttgagcccaggagtttgagaccagcctgggcaacatagcaagaccctgtctctgcaaacaaagaaaagaaaagcaattaagccggtgtggtggcatgtacctgtagtcccagttactctggaggttgaggtgggaggatcacttgagcctaggagttcaaggctgcagtgagctgagatcacaccactacactccagcctgggtgacagagcaccaCCCTcgctctaaaaagaaaaacaaaacaaaacaaaatctggcAATGCTATCCACATCCCTACAATGTCCTAGGAACaaactccacccccaccccacatctTCCAACGAAGAAGTGAGGTCCCTAGCACTGGACTCACCAGGCAGAGTCTGAAGGGCTCTTGAGCCCCTCGGCTGGGCCCCCAGTTCCTTCCATGACACCAAACTGCCCTACGTTCCTTCCTGCAGATGGGGACAAGACGAGGAGCCTGGAAGTGGGTGGTCCCAGGCCAGGCCAAGAACACCAGGTCCTGTTAGCATTCATCATGGCCccagggccctaggatttttggtGGGTGAGGTCAGAAGGGGGTGGGAGCACCATGGACCCCCTAGACTGAGGAGAGAGGGGCTGTTCTAGAGGGAGGAGGGGCCTGGACAAGGCCAGCATCTTCTGTTCGGTGCGTCACCTGGCACCAGGAGGGCAGCGTGTGCAGGTGCTCAGGCATACACGAGCACAGAAACCCAGAGGCCTCATGCAGTCAGCAGCCCCCCAGATTCAACGCCAAATTCCATCTGGGGTTTCCCAAGAGCAGCCACTTCGAAATGTCTTCATAAACGCTCTCTGGGCCCCCCAGTGCATTCACTAAAGAATGAGCTGATTGTGCATCCTGCCGGGGCCCAGCTGGAAGGAGGGGCCTCCGAGGCCAGCCAGCCCACTTACGCCCTTCTCAGAGGAGGCAACAGGGGCCAGGAGGGCGGGAAGGCCAGATCGCACAGGACATGAGGGGCTGAGTCAGGATCAGAACCACGCAGTGCTCGAGACGCCACACCCAGCACAGGTGGCACTCACCTCGGGCCTGGGGAGCCCTGCTCCACTGCTCCGGATGGAGGATCACTCAGGGTGGGTGGCCTCGCTTAGCctggctcagcccagcccagggggCCAGGCCTGGGTGAAGGGGAAGAGCCAGGCTGAATTCTGTTTTACTTGGcagttccccccacccccatactTTGGTGGACACTAATATCTGTAATGGCTGATGGCGCTGGGCTGGGATCTCTTTTCAAAGCCAGCGGAATGCTCTGCTCCAGCCTGGCTCTGCCTGTAGGGGCAGTATTGTGTCGCGTTAGTCAGTGTGCTACTGAATATGttgtgctgtgtgaccttagacgaGAAATggaacttctctgggcctctctcaacagggaggagagggaggagttgGATAACAGTACCTCCCTCATCATATAGGCCATGATGAGGATGAAACAGGCTGCTCAGAGTCTGGCACACAGTAATGGCAAATAAATGCTAGCTGTCATTCCTGGCAGAGACAAGGGGCCCATACTTCCTTCTCTGCATTTCACATGGAGGCAGAGTGGGGTGCCAAGGAGGGCGGGGTCTCGCTGCTCTTGGACTGCTCACCTCCCTGGATGGGCTG containing:
- the TMEM92 gene encoding transmembrane protein 92 isoform X3, yielding MSQAWVPGLAPTLLFSLLAGPQKVAAKCGLIFACPKGFKCCGDSCCQENELFPGPVRIFVIIFLVILSLFCICGLAKCFCRNCKEPEPDTPMDCRGPLELPSIIPPERVRVSPSAPPPPYSEVILKPSLGPTPTEPPPPYSFRPEEYTGDQRGIDNPAF
- the TMEM92 gene encoding transmembrane protein 92 isoform X1, with product MLNQSWPAPAAGWEHRTCPHVFKGKRPRAVREAEGRGLGRGKQGADNHLLKEDPSPGKLSGPQARMSQAWVPGLAPTLLFSLLAGPQKVAAKCGLIFACPKGFKCCGDSCCQENELFPGPVRIFVIIFLVILSLFCICGLAKCFCRNCKEPEPDTPMDCRGPLELPSIIPPERVRVSPSAPPPPYSEVILKPSLGPTPTEPPPPYSFRPEEYTGDQRGIDNPAF
- the TMEM92 gene encoding transmembrane protein 92 isoform X2: MPFPTTHFLCSGTYIPPPQFGSSQDEMKPGRVLLPTVSAVTEGGIRKVASTLSRGCHGGSQVAAKCGLIFACPKGFKCCGDSCCQENELFPGPVRIFVIIFLVILSLFCICGLAKCFCRNCKEPEPDTPMDCRGPLELPSIIPPERVRVSPSAPPPPYSEVILKPSLGPTPTEPPPPYSFRPEEYTGDQRGIDNPAF